Proteins from a single region of Acidovorax sp. NCPPB 3576:
- a CDS encoding glutathione binding-like protein — MIDLHYWTTPNGHKITMFLEEAGLPYRVLPVNIGRGEQFQPEFLRIAPNNRIPAIVDHAPAGGGGPIPVFESGAILLYLADKTGQFIPQDLRGRTEALQWLFWQMGGLGPMAGQNHHFTQYAPEPIAYAIDRYVKETARLYSVLDKHLSDGREYIAGTYSIADMACYPWIVPHERQRQNLNDFPHLKQWFERIRERPATVRAYDLVQGINTAPTVDEDAKKVLFGQDASTVRR, encoded by the coding sequence ATGATCGACCTGCACTACTGGACCACGCCCAACGGCCACAAGATAACGATGTTCCTCGAAGAGGCCGGACTGCCCTACCGCGTGCTGCCCGTAAACATCGGCCGCGGCGAGCAGTTTCAGCCCGAGTTTTTGCGCATCGCGCCCAACAACCGCATTCCCGCCATCGTGGACCATGCCCCTGCGGGCGGCGGCGGACCGATTCCGGTGTTCGAGTCCGGCGCCATCCTGCTTTACCTGGCCGACAAGACCGGCCAGTTCATTCCCCAAGACCTGCGCGGGCGCACCGAAGCGTTGCAATGGCTGTTCTGGCAGATGGGCGGCCTGGGGCCCATGGCGGGCCAGAACCACCACTTCACGCAATATGCGCCGGAGCCCATCGCGTACGCGATCGACCGCTACGTGAAGGAAACCGCGCGCCTGTATAGCGTGCTGGACAAGCACCTGTCCGATGGGCGCGAGTACATTGCCGGCACGTATTCCATCGCCGACATGGCCTGCTATCCCTGGATCGTGCCGCACGAGCGCCAGCGGCAGAACCTCAACGATTTTCCGCACTTGAAGCAGTGGTTCGAACGCATCCGCGAACGCCCCGCCACCGTGCGGGCGTACGACTTGGTCCAGGGCATCAACACCGCGCCCACCGTGGACGAAGACGCGAAGAAGGTGCTGTTCGGGCAGGATGCCAGCACGGTGCGGCGCTGA
- a CDS encoding threo-3-hydroxy-L-aspartate ammonia-lyase, producing the protein MPTHIPALPTYTDVADAAHRLQGVAHRTPVARSSTADQQCGAQFFFKCENLQRMGAFKFRGAYNTLAQFDDTQRARGVLAFSSGNHAQAIALSARLLDMPALIVMPEDAPTAKMAATREYGAQVVTYNRFTEDREAISQRLAQERGMTLVPPFDHPHVIAGQGTAAKELLEEVPDLDYLFVCLGGGGLLSGSLLAAKALAPDCQVIGVEPAAGNDAQQSLRAGRIVRIDTPHTIADGAQTQALGSITFPIIQRDVADIVTATDEQLVQALRFFAERMKIVVEPTGALAFAGALHGGVDLHGKRVGIVVSGGNVDLARYARFLAD; encoded by the coding sequence ATGCCTACGCACATCCCGGCCCTGCCCACCTACACCGACGTCGCCGACGCGGCCCACCGGCTCCAGGGCGTCGCGCACCGCACGCCCGTGGCGCGCTCCAGCACGGCGGACCAGCAATGCGGCGCCCAGTTTTTCTTCAAGTGCGAGAACCTGCAGCGCATGGGCGCCTTCAAGTTTCGCGGCGCGTACAACACGCTCGCCCAGTTCGATGACACCCAGCGCGCGCGCGGCGTGCTGGCTTTCTCGTCGGGCAACCACGCCCAGGCCATTGCCCTTTCGGCCCGCCTGCTGGACATGCCGGCGCTGATCGTCATGCCCGAAGACGCGCCCACCGCAAAGATGGCCGCCACCCGCGAGTACGGCGCCCAGGTCGTCACCTACAACCGGTTCACCGAAGACCGCGAAGCCATCAGCCAGCGCCTTGCACAGGAACGCGGCATGACCCTGGTGCCGCCGTTCGACCATCCGCATGTCATCGCCGGCCAGGGCACCGCCGCCAAGGAACTGCTCGAAGAAGTGCCCGACCTCGACTACCTGTTCGTCTGCCTGGGCGGCGGCGGATTGCTGTCGGGCAGTCTCCTGGCCGCGAAGGCGCTGGCCCCCGACTGCCAGGTGATCGGCGTCGAGCCAGCGGCCGGCAACGACGCCCAGCAATCGCTGCGCGCCGGCCGCATCGTGCGCATCGACACGCCCCACACCATCGCTGACGGCGCCCAGACCCAGGCGCTGGGCAGCATCACCTTTCCCATCATCCAGCGCGACGTGGCCGACATCGTCACCGCCACCGACGAGCAGCTGGTGCAGGCGCTGCGGTTCTTCGCCGAGCGCATGAAGATCGTCGTCGAGCCCACCGGCGCCCTCGCCTTCGCCGGCGCCCTGCACGGCGGCGTGGACCTGCACGGCAAGCGCGTGGGCATCGTGGTCAGCGGCGGCAACGTCGATCTGGCGCGGTACGCACGCTTTCTGGCAGACTGA
- a CDS encoding YebC/PmpR family DNA-binding transcriptional regulator codes for MAGHSKWANIQHRKGRQDEKRGKIWTRIIREITVAARAGGGDISANPRLRLAIEKAKAANMPADRIKYNIDKATGNAEGVSYEEIRYEGYGIGGAAIIVDTMTDNRVRTVAEVRHAFSKHGGNMGTEGSVAFQFKHCGQLIFAPGTNEDQVMEVALEAGAEDVVTGEDGAIEVLTAYADFETVKNALEAAGLVPEVAEVTMRAENTIELEGEDAARMQKLLDVLEDLDDVQEVYHNAAL; via the coding sequence GTGGCAGGACACAGCAAATGGGCAAACATTCAGCACCGCAAAGGGCGGCAGGATGAAAAGCGCGGCAAGATCTGGACCCGGATCATTCGTGAAATCACGGTAGCGGCACGGGCGGGCGGGGGCGATATTTCGGCCAATCCCCGGCTGCGCCTGGCCATCGAGAAGGCCAAGGCCGCGAACATGCCGGCCGACCGCATCAAGTACAACATCGACAAGGCCACCGGCAATGCCGAGGGCGTGAGCTACGAGGAAATCCGCTACGAAGGCTATGGCATCGGTGGCGCGGCCATCATCGTGGACACCATGACCGACAACCGCGTGCGCACCGTGGCCGAAGTACGCCATGCCTTCAGCAAGCATGGCGGCAACATGGGCACGGAAGGCTCGGTCGCCTTCCAGTTCAAGCACTGCGGCCAGTTGATCTTCGCGCCCGGCACCAATGAAGACCAGGTGATGGAAGTGGCCCTGGAAGCGGGCGCTGAAGACGTGGTCACGGGCGAAGACGGGGCCATCGAAGTGCTCACCGCCTACGCCGATTTCGAAACCGTGAAAAACGCGCTGGAGGCCGCCGGCCTCGTGCCTGAAGTGGCCGAGGTCACGATGCGCGCCGAAAACACCATCGAGCTCGAAGGCGAAGACGCCGCGCGCATGCAAAAACTCCTCGACGTGCTGGAAGACCTGGACGACGTGCAAGAGGTCTATCACAACGCTGCCTTATGA
- the purD gene encoding phosphoribosylamine--glycine ligase has protein sequence MKVLVIGGGGREHAMAWKLSQSPKVTKVYVAPGNGGTALNSKLENVPITEVRELRSWAQDQKIALTVVGPEAPLAAGVVDEFRAHGLRIFGPTKAAAQLESSKAFSKAFMRRHGIPTADYDTFTDPVAAHAFVERLGAPIVIKADGLAAGKGVVVAMSLQEAHDAVDFMLVDNKYGVTHNEGGARVVIEAFLQGEEASFIVLCDGKNVTALATSQDHKRLKDGDQGPNTGGMGAYSPAPVVTADVHARAMREIILPTIRGMEKDGIPYTGFLYAGLMIDSTGHPKALEFNCRMGDPETQPILMRLKSDFVDVLGAAVDGKLDQVELQWDRRTALGVVMAAHGYPEDPRKGDAITGLPADADEAMVFHAGTALEDGVPHTTGGRVLCVTVLADSVKQAQQRVYDVARGIHFDGAQYRRDIGHRAVKS, from the coding sequence ATGAAAGTCCTTGTGATTGGCGGCGGCGGCCGTGAACACGCCATGGCCTGGAAGCTCTCGCAGTCGCCGAAGGTGACGAAGGTCTATGTGGCGCCGGGCAACGGCGGCACGGCATTGAACTCCAAGCTCGAGAACGTGCCCATCACCGAGGTGCGCGAACTGCGCTCCTGGGCGCAGGACCAGAAGATCGCGCTGACCGTGGTCGGCCCCGAGGCGCCCTTGGCCGCTGGCGTCGTGGACGAGTTCCGCGCGCACGGCCTGCGCATCTTCGGCCCGACCAAGGCTGCCGCGCAGCTCGAAAGCTCCAAGGCTTTCTCCAAGGCCTTCATGCGCCGCCATGGCATCCCCACGGCAGATTACGACACCTTCACCGACCCGGTGGCGGCCCATGCCTTCGTGGAGCGACTCGGCGCACCGATCGTCATCAAGGCAGACGGCTTGGCGGCCGGCAAGGGCGTGGTGGTGGCCATGTCGCTGCAGGAGGCCCACGATGCGGTGGACTTCATGCTGGTGGACAACAAGTACGGCGTGACGCACAACGAGGGCGGCGCGCGCGTTGTGATCGAAGCGTTCCTGCAGGGCGAGGAAGCCAGCTTCATCGTGCTGTGCGATGGCAAGAACGTCACCGCTCTGGCAACCAGCCAGGACCACAAGCGCCTGAAGGACGGCGACCAGGGGCCCAACACCGGCGGCATGGGCGCGTATTCGCCTGCGCCCGTGGTCACGGCCGACGTACACGCCCGCGCCATGCGCGAGATCATCCTGCCCACCATCCGCGGCATGGAAAAGGACGGCATTCCTTACACCGGATTCCTGTACGCAGGCTTGATGATCGATTCGACCGGCCACCCGAAGGCGCTGGAGTTCAACTGCCGCATGGGTGACCCCGAGACGCAGCCGATCCTCATGCGCCTCAAGAGCGATTTTGTCGATGTGCTGGGCGCTGCGGTGGACGGCAAGCTCGACCAGGTCGAACTGCAATGGGACCGCCGCACCGCGCTGGGCGTGGTGATGGCCGCGCACGGCTACCCGGAAGATCCCCGCAAGGGCGATGCGATCACGGGCCTGCCTGCGGACGCCGACGAAGCCATGGTGTTTCATGCCGGCACGGCCCTCGAAGACGGTGTGCCGCACACCACGGGCGGGCGCGTACTGTGCGTGACTGTGCTGGCCGACAGCGTCAAGCAGGCGCAGCAGCGCGTGTACGACGTGGCCCGCGGCATCCATTTCGATGGCGCGCAGTACCGCCGCGACATCGGCCACCGGGCGGTGAAGAGCTGA
- the upp gene encoding uracil phosphoribosyltransferase, whose translation MSNVHVITHPLVQHKLTLMRKKDASTNSFRRLLGELSTLMAYEVTRDMPLQDVQIETPLETMTGQVIDGKKQVLVSILRAGNGFLDGMLNVIPGARVGHIGLYRDPQTLQPVEYYFKMPSEMEERDIIVVDPMLATGNSAAAAVDRLKKLNPRSIKFVCLLAAPEGVATLQKAHPDVPIYTAAIDRELNDHGYILPGLGDAGDRIFGTK comes from the coding sequence ATGAGCAATGTCCACGTCATCACCCATCCCCTGGTGCAGCACAAGCTGACCCTGATGCGCAAGAAGGACGCCAGCACCAACAGCTTTCGCCGCCTGCTCGGCGAACTCAGCACGCTGATGGCCTACGAGGTCACGCGCGACATGCCGCTGCAGGACGTACAGATCGAAACCCCGCTGGAAACCATGACGGGCCAGGTCATCGACGGCAAAAAGCAGGTGCTCGTGTCCATCCTGCGCGCCGGCAACGGCTTTCTGGACGGCATGCTCAACGTGATCCCGGGCGCCAGGGTGGGCCACATCGGCCTGTACCGCGACCCGCAGACCCTGCAGCCGGTCGAGTACTACTTCAAGATGCCTTCCGAGATGGAAGAGCGCGACATCATCGTCGTGGACCCCATGCTCGCCACCGGCAACTCCGCTGCGGCCGCGGTGGACCGCCTCAAGAAGCTCAACCCCCGCTCGATCAAGTTCGTCTGCCTGCTGGCCGCACCGGAAGGCGTAGCCACGCTGCAAAAGGCCCACCCCGACGTGCCGATCTACACCGCAGCGATCGACCGCGAGTTGAACGACCACGGCTACATCCTGCCCGGGCTGGGAGATGCGGGGGATCGGATTTTCGGGACGAAATAG
- a CDS encoding enoyl-CoA hydratase-related protein codes for MSLFSCFSLAITDQVAHLVLNRPEAMNTMHPAFWRELDSVLARLHRSGEARALVISSTGKHFSAGMALETFGGAITMDDQSPEGRAALFDLLTDMQATFTRIESLRIPVIAAIHGGCIGGAVDMVTAACIRYATQDAFFCIQEINIGMVADVGTLQRLPKLIPLGIVKELAYTGRRLPAPRALACGLVNELFDTQAAMLDAALACAREIAAKPPVAIWGTKQAVHYARDHSVDDSLRQMGWLQGAIWSNRHVGEAVDAMRTRRAGDFPALAPLQRFSDLG; via the coding sequence TTGTCCTTGTTCTCCTGCTTCTCGCTCGCCATCACGGACCAGGTGGCGCATCTGGTGCTGAACCGGCCGGAGGCCATGAACACCATGCACCCGGCATTCTGGCGCGAACTGGACTCCGTGCTGGCGCGGCTGCATCGGTCGGGCGAGGCGCGCGCGCTGGTCATCAGCAGCACGGGCAAGCACTTTTCGGCCGGCATGGCGCTGGAGACTTTCGGCGGCGCCATCACCATGGACGACCAGAGCCCCGAAGGCCGCGCCGCCCTCTTCGATCTGCTGACCGACATGCAGGCCACGTTCACGCGCATCGAATCGCTGCGCATCCCGGTGATCGCCGCCATCCACGGCGGCTGCATCGGCGGCGCAGTGGACATGGTGACGGCCGCCTGCATCCGCTACGCCACGCAGGACGCGTTCTTCTGCATTCAGGAAATCAACATCGGCATGGTGGCCGACGTGGGCACGCTGCAGCGCCTGCCCAAGCTGATTCCGCTGGGCATCGTCAAGGAACTGGCCTACACCGGCCGGCGCCTGCCCGCACCGCGCGCCCTGGCCTGCGGGCTGGTCAACGAACTGTTCGACACCCAGGCGGCGATGCTGGACGCGGCCCTGGCCTGCGCCCGCGAGATCGCCGCCAAGCCGCCGGTCGCCATCTGGGGCACCAAGCAGGCTGTGCACTATGCGCGCGACCACTCGGTGGACGACAGCCTGCGCCAGATGGGCTGGCTGCAGGGTGCGATCTGGAGCAACCGGCATGTGGGCGAGGCCGTGGACGCGATGCGCACCAGGCGCGCAGGCGACTTTCCGGCGCTGGCGCCGCTGCAGCGATTCAGCGATCTGGGCTGA
- a CDS encoding helicase HerA-like domain-containing protein produces MAEPLLIAKHGTTECHLLPGLANRHGLITGATGTGKTVTLQTLAEGFSRIGVPVFMADIKGDLTGISQPGSIGDKLAATLKERGLPLPEPLACPTALWDVFGQQGHPVRATVSDMGPLLLGRMLNLNETQLGVLNLVFKIADDNGLLLLDLKDLRAMLQYVGDNAKEFTTGYGNISAASVGAIQRGLLQIEQQGGTQFFGEPMLDINDLMQTVEGHGVVNILAADKLMNSPRLYATFLLWMLSELFEQLPEIGDPEVPKLVFFFDEAHLLFNEAPKVLIERIELVVRLVRSKGVGVYFVTQNPLDIPDSVLAQLGNRVQHALRAFTPRDQKAVKATATTMRQKPGLDIETAITELAVGEALVSFLDAKGRPSVTERVFVLPPASQLGPITPAQRQALLAGSLVAGVYEKAVDRESAYEKLQGRTEAAATATAGTKGGTTDGAGGGVMGGLNDVLFGSTGPRGGKHDGLVQTMAKSAVRTMGTSLGKEILRGVLGSLFGGRKR; encoded by the coding sequence ATGGCCGAACCTCTTCTCATTGCCAAGCATGGCACCACCGAATGCCACCTGCTGCCCGGCCTGGCCAACCGCCACGGCCTCATCACCGGAGCCACCGGCACGGGCAAGACGGTCACCCTCCAGACGCTGGCCGAAGGCTTCTCGCGCATCGGGGTGCCGGTGTTCATGGCCGACATCAAGGGTGACCTTACCGGCATCAGCCAACCGGGCAGTATCGGCGACAAGCTGGCGGCCACGCTCAAGGAACGCGGGCTTCCCCTGCCTGAACCCCTGGCCTGCCCTACCGCACTGTGGGACGTGTTCGGCCAGCAAGGCCATCCGGTGCGCGCCACGGTGTCCGACATGGGCCCGCTGCTGCTGGGCCGCATGCTCAACCTGAACGAGACCCAGCTGGGCGTGCTCAACCTGGTTTTCAAGATTGCCGACGACAACGGACTGTTGCTGCTCGACCTCAAAGACCTGCGGGCCATGCTCCAGTATGTCGGGGACAACGCCAAAGAATTCACGACAGGGTACGGCAATATCAGCGCCGCCAGCGTAGGCGCGATCCAGCGGGGCCTGCTGCAGATCGAGCAGCAGGGAGGCACCCAGTTCTTCGGCGAGCCGATGCTCGACATCAACGATCTCATGCAGACGGTTGAGGGGCACGGCGTGGTCAACATTCTGGCTGCCGACAAGCTCATGAATTCGCCGCGCCTCTACGCCACTTTTTTGCTGTGGATGCTGTCGGAGCTGTTCGAGCAGTTGCCCGAAATCGGCGACCCGGAAGTCCCCAAGCTCGTCTTCTTCTTCGACGAGGCCCACCTGCTGTTCAACGAAGCGCCCAAGGTGCTCATCGAGCGCATCGAGCTGGTGGTGCGGCTGGTGCGGTCCAAGGGCGTGGGCGTGTACTTCGTCACCCAGAACCCGCTCGACATTCCCGACAGCGTGCTGGCCCAGTTGGGCAACCGCGTGCAGCACGCGCTGCGCGCCTTTACCCCGCGCGACCAAAAGGCGGTGAAGGCCACGGCCACCACCATGCGCCAGAAGCCAGGACTGGACATCGAAACCGCCATCACAGAATTGGCCGTGGGCGAGGCACTGGTGAGCTTCCTGGACGCCAAGGGCCGGCCCAGCGTGACCGAACGCGTTTTTGTGCTGCCCCCCGCCAGCCAGTTGGGGCCCATCACGCCCGCCCAGCGCCAGGCATTGCTGGCCGGCTCGCTCGTCGCTGGCGTGTACGAGAAAGCCGTGGACCGTGAATCCGCCTACGAAAAGCTCCAAGGCCGCACCGAGGCTGCCGCCACGGCAACGGCTGGCACGAAGGGCGGCACCACCGATGGCGCGGGAGGCGGCGTCATGGGCGGGCTGAACGACGTGTTGTTCGGATCGACCGGTCCGCGCGGCGGCAAGCACGATGGGCTGGTGCAGACCATGGCCAAATCCGCCGTCCGCACCATGGGCACCTCGCTGGGCAAGGAGATCCTGCGCGGCGTGCTGGGCAGCCTGTTCGGCGGCCGCAAGCGCTGA
- a CDS encoding basic amino acid ABC transporter substrate-binding protein, protein MASEKQENKDKQIVGFDIDIINAIAKKQSLKIKVVNTPWSGIFAALNNGDVDLVISGVTINDKRRQSYDFTEPYFAAQQLIAVPKASTVASLKDLAGKKIAVVNASTADDVASREFGKTSPNIRRFESTPLIISELAGGGVDAAIGDNGVIAYRVAQNAALKTVEDPAFPVEGFGIVVKKGDKALQDKLNAGLAAVRADGSYSEIYKKWFGKEYKPR, encoded by the coding sequence ATGGCGAGCGAGAAGCAGGAGAACAAGGACAAGCAGATCGTCGGTTTCGACATCGACATCATCAACGCCATCGCGAAGAAGCAGTCGCTCAAGATCAAGGTGGTGAACACCCCCTGGAGCGGCATTTTCGCGGCGCTGAACAACGGCGATGTGGACCTGGTGATCTCCGGCGTGACCATCAACGACAAGCGCCGCCAGAGCTACGACTTCACCGAGCCGTACTTTGCCGCGCAGCAACTGATCGCCGTGCCCAAGGCGAGCACCGTGGCGTCGCTGAAAGACCTGGCGGGCAAGAAGATCGCGGTGGTGAACGCGTCCACGGCGGACGATGTGGCCTCGCGCGAGTTCGGCAAGACCAGTCCGAACATCCGCCGCTTCGAGAGCACGCCGCTCATCATTTCCGAGCTGGCGGGCGGCGGCGTGGATGCGGCCATCGGCGACAACGGCGTGATCGCCTACCGCGTGGCGCAGAACGCCGCGCTGAAGACGGTGGAAGACCCCGCGTTCCCCGTCGAGGGCTTCGGCATCGTCGTCAAGAAGGGCGACAAGGCGCTGCAGGACAAGCTCAACGCCGGCCTGGCCGCCGTGCGGGCTGATGGCAGCTACAGCGAGATCTACAAGAAGTGGTTTGGCAAGGAATACAAGCCACGCTGA
- a CDS encoding amino acid ABC transporter permease, with protein sequence MEPVEWFGWFRPDILVEYKDLFIQGAWMTIGVTVVCVLLGGTWGLLLALARLAQARHAPLSWVCRYLLRWPSTVYVSFFRGTPLFVQILLMHFAVLPLFIHPSTGLLVTGDFARTLKQEHGALISGIVALTLNSAAYISEVFRAGIQSIARGQSDAGRSLGFTPGQVMRYVVLPQAFRRMLPPLGNNAIALLKDTSLISAIGLAEMAYAARTVAGAYSRYWEPYLAIALAYWIMTLALTGALRRLESHLARSDRV encoded by the coding sequence ATGGAGCCTGTTGAGTGGTTTGGCTGGTTCCGGCCGGACATCCTGGTGGAATACAAGGACCTGTTCATCCAGGGCGCCTGGATGACGATCGGGGTGACGGTGGTGTGCGTGCTGCTGGGCGGCACGTGGGGCCTGCTGCTCGCGCTGGCCCGCCTGGCGCAGGCGCGCCATGCGCCGCTGAGCTGGGTGTGCCGCTATCTGCTGCGCTGGCCGTCCACCGTGTATGTGAGCTTCTTTCGCGGCACGCCGCTGTTCGTGCAGATCTTGCTGATGCACTTTGCGGTGCTGCCGCTGTTCATCCATCCATCGACCGGCTTGCTGGTGACGGGCGACTTTGCCCGCACGCTCAAGCAGGAGCATGGCGCGCTGATCTCGGGGATCGTGGCGCTCACGCTCAACTCCGCGGCGTATATCTCGGAGGTGTTCCGCGCGGGCATCCAGTCGATCGCGCGCGGGCAGTCCGATGCAGGGCGCTCGCTGGGCTTCACGCCCGGGCAGGTGATGCGCTACGTGGTGCTGCCGCAGGCCTTTCGCCGCATGCTGCCGCCGCTGGGCAACAACGCGATCGCGCTGCTGAAAGACACGTCCCTGATCTCTGCCATCGGCCTGGCCGAGATGGCCTATGCCGCGCGCACAGTGGCCGGGGCGTATTCGCGCTACTGGGAACCGTATCTGGCGATTGCCCTGGCCTACTGGATCATGACGCTCGCGCTGACCGGCGCCCTGCGCAGGCTGGAGAGCCACCTGGCGCGCAGCGACCGGGTCTGA